One segment of Purpureocillium takamizusanense chromosome 7, complete sequence DNA contains the following:
- the SNU23 gene encoding U4/U6.U5 snRNP associated protein (COG:A~EggNog:ENOG503P28K), translating into MADSKKGGAYGAPAGDTDFRKTWDLDEYAAKAKEREAREKEEAKARYEAKLAGKKYHKPLTGDETYTTARRNVIDLTAQVGKTQLVPAGAGVGKRWRSAGFYCEACDLTFKDNLQFVEHLNTMQHLLNTGQTAEVKRASAAEVHERIAFYIRRKHDLEKEKATSLQDRLQLREEEMEKEAEERRQKRRAEAEKKRLQREEEAKVKVEYGDDVRVEGEHDEDDMMAQMGFTGFGTSKKR; encoded by the coding sequence atggccgactcgAAAAAGGGCGGCGCGTacggcgcgcccgcgggcgACACCGACTTCCGCAAGACATGGGACCTGGACGAGtacgcggccaaggccaaggagcgtGAGGCAcgcgagaaggaggaggccaaggcgcggtACGAGGCGAAGCTCGCGGGCAAGAAATACCACAAGCCcctgacgggcgacgagacgtACACGACGGCGCGACGCAATGTCATCGACCTGACGGCGCAGGTCGGCAAGACGCAGCtggtgcccgccggcgcgggcgtcggcaagcgctggcgcagcgcgGGATTCTACTGCGAGGCGTGCGACCTGACGTTCAAGGACAACCTGCAGTTCGTGGAGCATCTGAACACGATGCAGCACCTGCTCAACACGGGCCAGACGGCCGAGGTCAagcgcgcgtcggcggccgaggtgcaCGAACGCATCGCCTTTTACATCCGGCGCAAGCACGACCTcgagaaggaaaaggccaCGAGCCTGCAGGACCGTCTACAACTGCGCGAagaggagatggagaaggaggccgaggagaggcggcagaagcggcgggccgaggcggagaagaagcgcctgcagcgcgaggaggaagccaaggtcaaggtcgagtacggcgacgacgtcagggtcgagggcgagcacgacgaggacgacatgaTGGCCCAGATGGGATTTACGGGATTTGGAACGTCCAAGAAAAGATGA
- the MSC2 gene encoding Putative zinc transporter msc2 (TransMembrane:6 (i210-229o241-259i280-299o311-332i388-413o419-437i)~COG:P~EggNog:ENOG503NUJZ~BUSCO:EOG092621CK): MASPYTLPSSALPHAHQHHIHGHSHSHSHSQSSLTAWRSSMSRESLPAHVDEDARDHDHRGHSHSRHHSHNRAGSHASNTSASLLRDKAPPAALDTLAGWTQETTAGGKSIVTPAALDVPTKPYSPPTKDHKHRHSHHGHAGNGHSPDYHDHHHDHHHDHDAHHGHVHAHAHSHSDEKAERSLFTRKILPYAARFPIIHAILVEKDSRRIFYFMTLNFCFMTVQAFYGYVTDSLGLLSDSIHMFFDCVALLVGLLAAVMSKWPPSQKFPYGFGKIETLSGFANGILLMLLSVEIAFEAFERLWEGTKTKRLGELFIVSSLGLAVNLVGMMAFGHHHHGHDHGHSHGHSHDHDDGHSHDHDHDHSHAHGDHGHGHKGCSSHGNENMHGIYLHVLADTLGSVSVIVSTILTSVWGWSGWDPLASCLIAALIFLSSKPLVVSCAKRLLLSVPEDIEYTMRNTLGGILQQRGVVSYTAPKLWLDDRTGSRSGGRLVGVVHVTVARGVSLDEARERVREYLLREGIDATVQVEREGDHGCWCARGRTPATPATPKPF; encoded by the exons ATGGCCTCGCCGTATAccctgccgtcgtctgcgcTCCCGCACGCGCACCAACACCACATCCACGGCCATTCCCACTCCCATTCGCACTCGCAGTCGTCGCTGACAGCCTGGCGCTCCTCCATGTCGCGCGAGTCCCTTCCcgcgcacgtcgacgaggacgctcgcgaccacgaccaccggGGCCACTCCCACTCCCGTCACCACTCGCACAACCGCGCCGGTTCGCACGCGTCCAACACGAGCGCCTCGCTGCTGAGGGACAAGGCtccgccggccgcgttggACACGCTCGCCGGGTGGACGCAAgagacgacggccggcggcaagagcATCGTcacacccgccgccctcgacgtcccGACCAAACCATactcgccgccgacaaaggACCACAAGCACCGCCACAgccaccatggccacgcCGGCAATGGGCACAGCCCAGACTACCACGACCATCATCACGACCATCatcacgaccacgacgctcATCACGGTCATGTacacgcgcacgcgcatTCGCACTCGGACGAGAAAGCCGAGCGGTCACTCTTCACGCGGAAGATACTGCCGTATGCCGCGCGATTTCCCATTATCCACGCCATCCTCGTGGAAAAGGATTCGAGAAGGATTTTCTACTTTATGAC GCTCAATTTCTGCTTCATGACGGTGCAGGCGTTCTATGGCTACGTGACCGACTCGCTAGGCCTCCTCAGCGACAGCATACACATGTTTTTCGACTGCGTGGCGCTCCTCGTTGGGCtgttggcggccgtcatgaGCAAGTGGCCCCCGAGCCAAAAATTCCCCTATGGCTTTGGCAAGATTGAGACGCTGAGTGGCTTCGCCAACGGCATCCTGCTGAT GCTCCTGAGCGTCGAGATTGCCTTTGAGGCGTTTGAGCGGCTGTGGGAAGGCACCAAGACGAAGCGGCTGGGTGAGCTGTTCATAGTCAGCAGCTTGGGGCTGGCGGTGAACTTGGTCGGCATGATGGCATTTGgacaccaccatcatggACATGACCACGGGCACTCGCATGGGCACTCGCACGACCACGATGACGGCCACAGCCATGACCACGATCACGATCACTCCCATGCACATGGcgaccatggccacggccatAAGGGCTGCAGCTCGCACGGCAACGAGAACATGCACGGTATCTACTTGCACGTGCTGGCGGACACGCTCGGCAGCGTGTCGGTCATTGTGTCGACGATCCTGACGAGCGTGTGGGGGTGGTCAGGCTGGGACCCGTTGGCGTCTTGTCTGATCGCGGCTCTCATCTTTCTgtcgtcgaagccgctgGTGGTGTCGTGCGCgaagcggctgctgctgagcgtGCCCGAGGACATTGAGTACACAATGCGCAACACGCTAGGGGGCatcctgcagcagcgagggGTGGTCAGCTACACGGCTCCCAAGCTGTGGCTGGACGACCGGACGGGCAGCCGGTCCGGGGGTCGGCTGGTGGGCGTGGTACACGTTACCGTGGCACGCGGTGTGAgcctggacgaggccagGGAGCGGGTGCGGGAGTACCTGCTGCGGGAGGGCATCGACGCGACGGTGCAGGTGGAGCGGGAGGGCGACCAcggctgctggtgcgcgagAGGACggacgccagcgacgccagcGACACCGAAGCCGTTTTAG
- the ALG1 gene encoding Chitobiosyldiphosphodolichol beta-mannosyltransferase (BUSCO:EOG09262Z2S~COG:O~EggNog:ENOG503NTXV~CAZy:GT33), translating to MIVPFLASVLAGAATVILFRYVLTFLPWLGRRALDVIPTRYRPASRPEDEHIQVLVLGDIGRSPRMQYHAISVAKHGRHVDIVGYKETARHPDLIGNPRVAMYALAPTPEWIAWGTLPFFINLPVKVIQQFWTLFYTLMYATPPARWIIIQNPPSIPTFHVALLVSLVRGSKIVVDWHNYGYSILGQKRFRGPLVPIYRWYEMGLGRFLGNANLAVTDAMTRQLQGGRFNLKNPVYTLHDRPAEIFQPIPSAKARAAFLSNLPETKSQAKDIINGSVRLIVSSTSWTPDEDFGILLDALVAYANPDVGSTVEPPAPILAIITGKGPEKAKYLERIKELQEGGRLPGTRILTAWLSNRDYATLLSAADLGISLHKSSSGVDLPMKVVDMFGAGLPVAAYSAFESFGELVKEGQNGCGFETSEQLTEILRHLFSAEGEAELAHLKKGAVKEGSLRWDEEWDRVMAPLIEVLET from the exons ATGATTGTGCCGTTCCTGgcgtccgtcctcgccggcgccgctaCCGTCATCCTCTTCCGCTATGTCTTGACGTTCCTCCCCTGGttgggccgccgcgccctcgacgtgaTCCCGACGCGGTACCGTCCAGCCTCGcggcccgaggacgagcacaTCCAGGTCCTCGTGCTCGGCGACATTGGCAGGAGCCCTCGCATGCAGTACCACGCCATCAGCGTGGCCAAGCACGGGCGCCATGTTGACATTGTGGGATACAAAG AGACTGCGAGGCATCCCGACCTCATTGGGAACCCCCGCGTGGCCATGTATGCCCTCGCGCCGACTCCCGAGTGGATCGCCTGGGGGACCCTGCCCTTCTTCATCAACCTGCCCGTCAAAGTCATTCAGCAGTTCTGGACCCTCTTCTACACCCTCATGTATgccacgccgccagctcgctGGATCATCATACAG AACCCACCATCTATCCCAACCTTTCACGTAGCCCTCCTGGTCTCTTTGGTCCGAGGCAGCAAGATCGTCGTGGACTGGCACAATTACGGCTACTCTATCCTTGGCCAAAAGAGATTCCGCGGACCCCTTGTCCCCATTTACCGATGGTATGAAATGGGGCTCGGCCGCTTCCTCGGCAACGCCAACCTCGCCGTGACCGACGCAATGACCCGTCAGCTCCAGGGAGGTCGCTTCAACCTCAAGAACCCGGTCTATACCTTGCACGACCGCCCTGCTGAGATATTTCAGCCGATTCCGTCTGCCAAAGCCCGCGCAGCCTTCCTATCAAATCTCCCAGAGACAAAGTCCCAAGCCAAGGATATCATAAACGGTAGCGTGCGTCTCATTGTCAGCAGCACATCTTGGACTCCGGACGAAGACTTCggcatcctcctcgacgccctcgtcgcctaTGCCAATCCGGACGTCGGCTCCACGGTGGAGCCTCCGGCgcccatcctcgccatcatcaccggcaAGGGCCCGGAGAAGGCCAAGTACCTGGAGCGTATCAAGGAATTGCAggagggcgggcgactgCCGGGGACGCGCATTCTGACCGCCTGGCTCTCCAATCGCGACTATGCCACCCTGCTCTCCGCAGCTGACCTTGGAATCTCCCTACACAAGTCGAGCTCGGGGGTCGACCTGCCCATGAAGGTCGTTGACATGTTTGGCGCAGGGCTGCCCGTGGCCGCGTACTCGGCCTTTGAGAGcttcggcgagctcgtcaaggaAGGGCAAAACGGGTGCGGGTTCGAGACGTCGGAGCAGTTGACGGAAATCCTGCGCCACCTGTTCAGCGCAGAAGGCGAGGCAGAACTCGCGCATCTGAAGAAGGGGGCTGTCAAGGAAGGGTCGCTCAGGTGGGACGAGGAGTGGGATCGGGTCATGGCACCACTCATAGAGGTTTTAGAAACATAA
- a CDS encoding uncharacterized protein (EggNog:ENOG503NV8K~COG:G), with amino-acid sequence MPHSPPAYLFVVRHGNRLDAADKKWHLTSPTPYDPPLTYGGFLQARQVGNQISNYLEQAKLDEEVSQNGAALSAKRRRFKIVIHSSPFLRCVQTSIGISSGLAQTSPDSIFSPADIIVPKATPTSQPFQFKSSLLRLDSFLGEWLSPEYFEMITPPPGPALMMGSAKADLLRRDDYSAYTDQAPQPPPEKPASNGSLWQASPSSGSSSGAQTPRSESNAALNVSGLASALPAREARGEYVAPRPLHSVSGSHKIPEGLVAHARDSCMTVDYQWDSMREPLDFGDGGKFGEEWTSMHTRFRGGLRKLLNWYATADKPADLVAQPSKATGGDGPEVEKEDEDIETVVIVVSHGAGCNALIGAITHQPVLMDVGIASITMATRKPNLDYEQMLASVEASADPSGKPFVQVDKMYDMRLSASTEHLKSSGSTPVSSRSQSNSNIWTAPTPGTRGRTSTLGSTGGPVMSPFMYSDPFSSTGSRSTSASAAMGSSLRRESASFRPTPRGSAMATTGIVGTAGQSPARSRSPGTGTGASFGLWAPVPSSLRLMDDGGDDADDFGSMMPNFDQTRFESAVAEDESEVSSVKMPSTASAAGAVPPSPATAFPAAKSTSRGPVLAAPIKLNTSIVPEKAAEEMKMSQLGGGLGGLWGHPPPPDEAERFRDLSLTKRRWTVNERA; translated from the exons ATGCCTCACTCTCCTCCAGCCTATCTATTTGTCGTAAG ACATGGAAACCGACTCGATGCCGCTGACAAGAAATGGCATCTCACCTCGCCAACCCCGTATGACCCGCCCCTGACGTACGGTGGCTTCCTACAGGCGAGGCAGGTGGGCAACCAGATCAGCAACTACTTggagcaggccaagctcgATGAGGAGGTCTCGCAGAACGGCGCAGCCCTCTCGGCCAAGCGGAGACGCTTCAAGATTGTCATACACAGCTCGCCCTTCCTCCGCTGTGTTCAGACATCCATCGGCATCAGCTCTGGCCTCGCCCAGACGTCTCCCGACTCCATCTTCAGCCccgccgacatcatcgtccCCAAAGCCACCCCAACCTCTCAGCCGTTCCAGTTCAAGTCCagcctgctgcgcctcgacTCCTTTCTTGGAGAATGGCTCTCTCCAGAATACTTTGAGATGATCACGCCACCTCCCGGCCCTGCGCTTATGATGGGGAGCGCCAAAGCCGATCTTCTGCGGAGGGATGATTACAGCGCCTACACTGATCAGGCTCCGCAACCGCCCCCGGAGAAGCCGGCTTCGAACGGTTCCCTATGGCAAGCGTCTCCGAGTTCAGGCTCGTCCAGTGGAGCACAGACACCAAGGTCAGAGTCAAATGCGGCCCTCAATGTGTCCGGCTTGGCGTCTGCTCTGCCTGCTCGGGAGGCCAGGGGGGAGTATGTTGCCCCCAGGCCGTTGCACTCCGTGTCTGGCAGCCACAAGATCCCAGAGGGCTTGGTTGCCCACGCTCGAGATTCGTGTATGACCGTGGATTACCAGTGGGATTCGATGAGAGAGCCTCTCGATttcggcgacggtggcaaGTTTGGGGAAGAATGGACGTCAATGCATACGCGTTTCCGCGGCGGTTTGAGAAAGCTGCTCAACTGGTACGCCACGGCAGACAAACCCGCTGACTTGGTCGCACAGCCTTCGAAAGCGACCGGCGGTGACGGGCCCGAGGTTGAaaaggaagacgaagacaTCGAGAcggtcgtcatcgttgtGTCCCACGGCGCTGGCTGTAACGCTCTAATCGGAGCTATTACTCACCAGCCTGTGCTCATGGATGTGGGCATAGCGTCCATCACtatggcgacgaggaaacCGAATCTCGATTACGAACAGATGTTGGCATCTGTCGAAGCATCAGCGGACCCTTCAGGAAAGCCTTTTGTCCAGGTGGATAAGATGTACGACATGCGGCTATCCGCCAGCACTGAACATCTGAAATCCAGCGGCTCGACTCCtgtgtcgtcgaggtcgcaATCAAATTCGAATATCTGGACCGCGCCAACTCCCGGCACGCGTGGCCGGACTTCGACATTGGGTAGCACTGGCGGCCCTGTCATGAGCCCATTCATGTATTCGGATCCGTTTTCGTCGACAGGCAGTCGATCCacgtcggccagcgcggcaaTGGGAAGTTCTCTAAGGCGCGAGTCGGCTTCGTTCCGACCTACGCCGCGTGGGTCGGCTATGGCCACGACGGGGATAGTTGGTACTGCCGGACAATCACCCGCTCGCAGCCGATCtcccggcaccggcaccggcgctTCATTTGGGCTCTGGGCGCCGGTGCCATCATCGTTGCGGCTGATGgatgacggcggtgacgatgcggaCGATTTTGGCTCCATGATGCCCAATTTTGATCAAACGCGATTCGAATCCGCCGTCGCAGAAGACGAGTCGGAGGTCTCCTCAGTGAAAATGCCATCCACAGCGtcagcggcgggcgctgtgcccccgtcgccagcaACAGCCTTTCCGGCAGCAAAAAGCACCTCCCGCGGGCCAGTGCTTGCCGCTCCGATCAAGCTGAACACGAGCATCGTCCCGGAGAAGGCAGCTGAGGAGATGAAGATGTCCCaacttggcggcggcctgggcggacTCTGGGGAcacccgccaccgccggacgaggcggagcgaTTTCGCGATCTTAGTCTGACCAAACGACGGTGGACCGTTAACGAGCGAGCATGA
- a CDS encoding E2 ubiquitin-conjugating enzyme (EggNog:ENOG503Q35N~COG:O) yields MSATSAAGSLLRRQLKEMQASKDLPGISCGLVNDANIFEWEVMLMINDDCKYYGGGNFRARMVFPPNYPHMPPTLTFQQPVPFHPNIYESGALCISILHPPEEDEYGYEAASERWSPVQSPETILVSTLSLFHDPNDESPANVEAARLFREEREGKHKEFRKRCRKCVRDSLGED; encoded by the exons ATGTCTGCCACCTCCGCTGCCGGCTCGCTGCTGAGGCGGCAGCTCAAGGAGATGCAGGCGAGCAAGGATCTGCCCGGCATCTCGTGTggcctcgtcaacgacgCCAACATCTTTGAGTGGGaggtgatgctgatgatcAACGACGACTGCAAATACTATGGCG GAGGTAACTTCCGTGCCCGCATGGTCTTCCCGCCCAACTATCCGCACATGCCCCCCACGCTCACGTTCCAGCAACCCGTGCCGTTCCATCCCAACATCTACGAGTCCGGGGCGCTGTGCATCTCCATCCTGCATccgcccgaggaggacgagtaCGGCTACGAGGCCGCCTCGGAGCGCTGGAGCCCCGTCCAGTCCCCCGAGACCATCCTCGTCAGCACCCTCAGCCTTTTCCACGACCCCAACGACGAGAGCCCCGCcaacgtcgaggccgcccgcctgttccgcgaggagcgcgagggcaaGCACAAGGAGTTTCGCAAGAGGTGTCGCAAGTGCGTCCGCGACAGCCTCGGCGAAGACTGA
- the CRC1 gene encoding carnitine transporter (TransMembrane:2 (i98-121o141-163i)~EggNog:ENOG503NTYD~COG:C) yields MSPSSSSSSSPAEAAASLVGDKLPDRAQVEETKRAAASGLLSQLRALGAGGFGGICAVVVGHPFDLVKVRLQTAERGVYSSAVDVVRKSIARDGLRRGLYAGVSAPLVGVTPMFAVSFWGYDLGKQIVSASSPVDPVAGLSIAQISTAGFLSAVPMTAITAPFERVKVILQVQGQKKLAPGEKPKYNGGLDVVRQLYREGGLRSVFRGSAATLARDGPGSAAYFAAYEYIKRAMSPRDPVTGKPTGELSLTAVTCAGAAAGVAMWIPVFPVDTVKSRLQTAEGHATLGGVVRELYAKGGYRAFFPGFGPALARAVPANAATFLGVELAHQAMTKAFGPA; encoded by the exons ATgtccccctcgtcctcgtcctcgtcctccccggccgaggccgccgcctccctcgtTGGCGACAAGCTCCCCGACCGcgcgcaggtcgaggagaccaaaagggccgccgcctcgggcctcctctcgcagctgcgcgccctcggcgccggcggcttcggcggcatttgcgccgtcgtcgtcggccacccCTTTGACCTGGTCAAGGTCCGCCTGCAGacggccgagcgcggcgtctactcgtccgccgtcgacgttgtCCGCAAGAGCATTGCCCGCGAtggcctgcgccgcggcctgTACGCGGGAGTCAGCGCCCCTCTGGTCGGCGTGACGCCCATGT TTGCCGTTTCCTTCTGGGGCTACGACCTCGGCAAGCAAATCGTCTCGGCCTCCAGCCCCGTcgaccccgtcgccggcctgtcCATTGCGCAAATTTCCACGGCCGGCTTCCTCTCCGCCgtgcccatgacggccatCACCGCCCCTTTTGAGCGCGTCAAGGTCATCCTCCAGGTCCAGGGCCAGAAGAAGCTCGCCCCAGGCGAGAAGCCAAAGTAcaacggcggcctcgacgtcgtccgccAGCTCTaccgcgagggcggcctgcgcaGCGTCTTCCgcggctccgccgccaccctcgcccgcgacggccccgGCTCCGCTGCCTACTTCGCCGCCTACGAGTACATCAAGCGCGCCATGAGCCCCCGCGACCCCGTCACGGGCAAGCCCACCGGCGAGCTCTCCCTCACCGCCGTcacctgcgccggcgccgccgcgggcgtcgccatgTGGATCCCCGTCTTCCCCGTCGACACCGTCAAGTCCCGCCTGCAGACCGCCGAGGGCCACGccaccctcggcggcgttgtccGCGAGCTCTACGCAAAGGGTGGCTACCGCGCCTTCTTCCCGGGCTTCGgacccgccctcgcccgcgccgtccccgccaacgccgccacctttctcggcgtcgagctggctCACCAGGCCATGACCAAGGCCTTTGGCCCGGCGTAA